The sequence GTTTCTGGCAGAAGGAACGGCGATACGTGATCTTGAACAACCTGATCGTGTTCTTATTGGTGGTGAGGACAAAGATGCAGTTGAGGCTTTAGCAGCTATTTATAGCAATTGGGTACCCACAAACAAAATCCTGCGTACCAAATTATGGAGTAGTGAACTGTCGAAGCTCACTGCAAACGCTTTTCTTGCTCAACGTATAAGTTCAATTAATTCAGTTGCAGCTTTATGTGAGGCAACTGGTGCTGATGTCCGTGAAGTAGCACTTGCCATTGGAACGGATAGGCGAATTGGTTCTGAATTCCTGCATGCTGGCCCTGGATTTGGAGGTAGTTGTTTCAAGAAAGACATCTTGAACCTGGTCTACTTGTGTCACCATTTCAATTTGCCAGAGGTCGCTAATTATTGGAATCAAGTTGTAGCGCTTAATGCCTGGCAGCAAAACCGCATCGCTGACCTCGTAGTCCAAACTTTGTTTGGCACTGTTACGGGAAAAAGATTGGCGATACTCGGATTTGCTTTTAAAGCTGATACGAACGACACGCGAGAGTCACCTGCTATTCGTATTGCACATGATTTGCTTGAAGAAGGCGCTCAGTTGGCTATACATGATCCGAAAGTTGCCCCTGAGCAGATTTCTGTAGACCTTCAAAAAAAACCATGTCACCCTCTTTCAGATCTCAAGGGAGAAGGGACGTGGCATTTTTCAACTACTATTGAAGATGCTGTACAAGGCGTAGATGCTGTTTTGATTCTGACTGAATGGGAGCAATATCGAAATTTAAATTGGCTTAAATTGGCTAGTCTTATGAGAGCACCGGCCTGGGTTTTTGATACACGATCGGTTGTTACTCCAACTGAGATTGCTGATGCAGGATTAAGGGTCTGGCGTCTCGGAGAAGGATCTGAGTGAAGCATTTGGCAATCCAAAACTTTTAACACCCTAATAAAAAATATTCGGTGTTTTTTTATTAGTAGCTATAGAAATATGGATGACTACCTTATAATCATGATGGCTTGATACGTCCCCTTTTCTTCACTCAATATGTGGATGTTCTTCCTGATTTCCTTTTTTCAAACTCGAATTTTAATACCTGAGAATACATCTTGGCACTGAGCGTTTAATTTCGATGAGCATTTGTACTTTTTATAAGTTTTGCCATCAAATTTAGGATTTGCTTGCGTTTATCCTTTCATTGGCTAGAAACTACTAATTGCCGCTGAAAAAATAAGAAGTATTAAACTTAAAGGGAATCTAGTTGCCTTTTTGCATAGTTAAAAATCAACCAACAGTTTTCCAAAGGTACTAAATGTATACTTTCATCTAGATGCCCTAGCACTTAGTTAACTTAGAATTACTCCTCATGACTATTATTCCTGCTCTGTTTGTTATCATTGTAATTGGTATTATTTTACTTGAGCGTTATAAAAAACTTAGACCAAGTCCGATAAAGTTAAGAAAGAAGTTCTCAAACATTACTGCTTGGATGGAGATGTCACGAGAAGAAAGGCATGCTTGGGATGAAAAACATAAAAAGACTTCGATGGAAAAGAAGAAAATGCTTTTAGGTCAAATCAGGAAAGAATATGTAGCTTTAAGTAAAAGAAAATCAATGAGTTGATGAATTTTGCGAGGTAATTCTATTTGCAACCCTTGCTTTAATAAATAAATTTGAAGCTATTTATATTTTCTTGCGAATTTATGAGATAGATTCTCCACTCTTTTTGGAAGCTACTATTTATATGCCTACGAAAACAAAATCTAGCCAATGAGTTTTAATCATGCCATGCAGATTTCGCTGTTAAATATTAATAAATTCAAAACCAGTATCTCGCCTTAAGGTGAGATACTGGTTTGATGGCTGAATTCAAAAGGTCATCTATGTCATCAAAGTAATAAGGCTTATTGTCTTTTCAATCATGGGCATTGAAGAGCTTGTAAAACAGTTAACTCTTCTTTTCATAGCCTTTGGGGCTAATTTTCTTTCGGCTTTCGCTGGAGGCGGAGCAGGTCTTGTTCAATTGCCAGCTTTAATTCTTATAGGCCTTCCTTTTTCAACGGCCCTGGCTACGCACAAATTGGCAAGTGTTGCACTGGGCTTAGGAGCAGGTCTTCGTCATGCACAAGAAAAAAATCTCAAAAATTACTTGATCATTTTGATCCTTGGTTTTGGCCTCCCAGGTGTTTGGCTAGGTGCACGTATAGCACTAGCTATACCTTCCCAGTTAGGGACTATTATTCTTGGCTTTTTTACATTTGGAATTGGTATTTATTCAATAAAAAGCCCTGATCTTGGATTGAACAGTCAACTCATACGAATTAGCAGCTTTAAATTTCTGATAGGCGGAGGAGGGTTGTTTTTGATTGGAATTCTCAATGGCTCTCTTTCTTCAGGGACTGGCCTATTGGTGACTCTATGGCTCGTGAGATGGTTTGGATTGTCTTATTCCCAAGCAGTTGGTTATACACTCATTTTGGTCGGCCTTTTTTGGAATGGAACTGGTGCTTTTGTCCTTGGGGTGAAAGGGGATATTCAATGGGAATGGCTGCCAATGTTGATTGTCGGTTCGTTTCTTGGAGGGTACGCCGGCGCTCAAGTGTCTATATCTAAAGGAAATCAAGTTGTTAAGGGTGCTTTTGAGACTCTCTCTCTCCTAATGGGAGCCTCTCTCTTGATGCGTGGGATGCTATGAGACTCTTTATTTCGTTGATCAACGAAGGTGGGAGTTTACAAAGCCGTTAATTTTTTAGTGATTATGAACTTGTTGAGTGGTTTATGATTCAAGCTCGTTTAAGTAAAGGAAGCCCCTCCTCAAAGCAATGTCTCTAACCCCTTTGTTTGCCATTTATGGACAACCAGGCGTCCCAATGGACTTTTTGCTCCTGACCTTTTTCCATGCTTTGTTCGTAATTCCATTTCATATAGTCCTTTTTCGCTGGAGAGCCAACAGTGGCTACACCAGTTTTTATGCCAAGGATTATTATGTTGTGAAAGATGCTTGACCATTAAGTTTGGTATTGCATCTCAAAGGACAGGCTTTAAAACCTGTCCTTTTATTTGAAAATGTAGAACTTCCCAACTATTCGCTTTTGTTTTGACAAATGATTTTTTTGATTTCTCTAGACCTGGACTTGGGAAACCCCTAAACTAGATTTATACTCAAGTTTATCCTAGGCATTATGATTAATGAATATTGCAGTCAATGCTTTATAAGTGAAATTTGTTTCGGCATCTAATTTTTTGGGTTTCTAATATAGGGTCTTATTGAATAGATCGACACTATCATAGAAGAATATTGATATATTCCTAGGAAGGTGATTTTTGTATAAACCTTAGAAGGATTAACTTGAATCCGAATTCAATATAAATCAAATGCTTTTAAAAAACATTGCAGACATTAGCCTTGATTAATTACTAACTAAGTATTGGAAGAGATCTATATCGTCATAAAATCATTTACCTGCTTCTCTTTTTTTATGTTTAATCATCATCAGCTTCCCATGGGTCTATAAGTTTTTTGGATGGAGGACCAAAAGAAAAATATATCCCAATGCCTGTTAGCCCTAAAACACCAATCAAGATTGCAAGTATTAAAGAGAAAGCTGGTGAGGATGTTTCCATTAAAGTTTTTTAAGTAGATGAGCCTTTAAAGCTTGGTTCATATGATGAATATACATAAGTGCTCTTAATTTTAAGCCTCATGCCCAGCCAGGTTTTATTCAGGCCCTATTTGAAAACCTTTTAGCTCATCCTCCCTGCTTTTTCAGCTACCTTTGAATCGGGCTTTTTCCTGTAGGTGAAGTCTTATGAAGTTTTTGTAGTTGATATAGCTTTTTAGAACGGTGCGTTTTCCTAAGCATTCAGGAAAAAATTCTTGCTTGAATACTTGGCTTGATTCTCAATGGGGTAGTTGTGCATGTGAATTTGGATGGTTAGGTCTTTTGAAAGCTTTGCGATGAAATTATTTCTAAATTATTTAAAGAGCCTTTTTGGCTCGTCAACTCTAAGTACTGGAAATATTTCTTTTCCCCCTTTCTGATGAGCTTGAAAGCTTAGGCTGGGTAAGGTTTGGGAGAAAAACGTTGAATGTGTCTCCGTCTTGGCCTCTTATAGGACTAGTACTTATTTTGATAGGCCTTTTGGTCAAATTTGAAGTCCAGGTGATTGACTCGGACGATCAAGAAGACATCAAAGGCTCAAAGGAAGTTAAGGGACAGAATGGTATCAATAGTTAAGCAGCCTTGGGATACTAATGATTTTGAAAACCTTCTCCTAATCTTGCGATAGAAGGACTAGAAACATTTGCAATATTTAAGAAGTTGAGTTCAATAATTGACTCGAAGGATTTTAGATCTTTTTAAAGATCAATCATGTCCCCCATTGCACCTCATTACTTTGTTAGCAAGATCTTTTTCATTAGCATTTGCATTGAGAGATGTTTGTTGGATGCATTCATTTTGGCTTCGGGTCCACTTTGCAATTGGAGCAAGCATTGCGACTCCAACAATCAGAGCAAATGTGCTCATAGCTGATAAAGCGGGATAAACAATTTTCTTTATGGGTAAGTTTTGCTCTTTTAATTTGCGTTCTTCTTCACGGATTGCCCTCTCTTCAGACCTACGTTCTTGATTGATTTTGGCTTGCTCCTCAGCATTACGCTTTTCTTCACGGATTGCTCTTTCTTCAGATCTGCGTTCTTGATCGATTTTGGCTTGTGCTTCTAGTCTTCTGGTTTCTGCAATTTTTGCTTGCATTTCTGATTTGCTTTGCCAATCGGCCAACCTTCTAGAAAGCCATTCTGCGATGCTTATCACTGCTGCTATAGCTGCTACAAAAATATTTCGCAATGATTCCAAAACCTCTCGGAGCCCCTTTGATGGGGGGTTGGTTTTTTTGAATGAATCAGGGAGGTCTTCTTTTTCCATATTTCTTTTTAGTCCGACTACAACTACTTATGGTTTTATCTTTGAAAAACCGAATAAACAAGTCCCTCACGACCTGTTTGACAACTTACTCTCCGCTCGCTCTTGAAGGGATTTCCTGTTGAGCACATTAAGGCAAGTAAGTCCTGACCGACGATTTGAGCGTTTCTAGTGTAAATTTTTTGTTTTTAGCCAGTTAGCATTTCAATATTTGAGAAGTTGACCTTAACGTATGTTTAATACTCGATTCCTTGAGATTTATTTCTCGTCAGACTTTCTTGCCCTTGAATAAGAACGCTCAAAAGAAAATTTAATAAGTAATCCAACTCATCGCATTTTGTCTTCGGATGTAGTTTCCTGCTATTAGAACCAGACCTTCAAATTATTCATATGCTCAATCTGCTTTTTAGAGCAATACTTCAGGGTGCGGGTGCCCACTATGGTGAGAGTATTGGCTTATCACCTATTGCGTTAGCTTCGACTAAGAAACCTCAAGCATCTTTGGATTCAAAGATCAAACTCTGTACTAAATAATGCTGCACTTCAATTTGACTTCACTAAAGTGTTCCATTTTTATGTGAACTGTACTCCTCTTACGAAGAGTGAGAAAGCTTAGAGTCATTTTTTCTACGTTATAACTGTTTACAGAACACCTCTTCCCTTCTTGATATTTAGCTTTTGTTGCTAAATCAATTTAGCTTTAGAAGTCCTAGCTAAGCTTAAAGAGAGATCATTCATTATGTTTAATTTTGTAGTATGTACAGTTTTGACCCTGCAATTAACTATGGCCCTAATGATGCAGGGGTGAGTGCTTTTTCGATTGCAATTGTTTTGGTAGGGATCTTGGTTGGCTCCTGGTTGCTAGGAGCTGCTTATGGATTTATAGCTAATTCAATTAAGTCTATAAATGAACCAGAAAATAAAGAAAAATAATTCTTTTACTTTCGTATCGCTTTTAAAGATAATTTAGTGAGAGGAAACGGTTTCTTCACAGATTAAATCTTACCCCTCTTACAAAAAATCTAACTCTTTGAGGAAAAATTTAAGCTTACTTTGTCTAGTGCTTTTGAGATTTATCAGGATGCATCAATAGATTTTAAACTAGCTGCTCTTAATATTACTTTCCAAGATAAAATCTTTAGCAATAAGAACTATGGCTGGGAAAGTTAAGTAAGTATTTTTTGCGTTGAGAACCTTTTTGATCCATCCATCCATTATTAAGCTTGAAGAAAACTCCTAAGACAAAACAGGAATAAGATTAGCTGGATTTTCAGACTTCTTTAAATAGAGGTCCCTTGGTATGCGAGAAGCTTTGATTTGAAACTAAGTGTCAAAGGAGTTTAGGTCAATTCCTTTTTAAATGAGTGAAGAGAGGAGGAATTACATGGATAGGTAGTTTTTCTTAGTTGTTAATTCCTTTTGGAGGCGACTTAGCGCATTTAGTGTTCAATAATCAAGATTAGTAAACTCAAATCTATATCTAGTGTTACGTGTAGCCTTTTGCCCCCTTGAAGTCTGTAATGTCCTTCCATGACCGGGTGGTGGGGATCAGTCGGTCTTAAAAACATCATCACCCTTTTTTTTATCGATTGATCAAAAGCTATGAACCTTGGATTTCTCTTTCTTAAATCAGTTTCTACTGGGGTTATTACTTCAGAGGAGTTGGACTGGGTAACTAGACATCAGCCTGATTTCTCAAGACTTGAAGAGGCTACAGCTTTAAAGCTTGGTAGACTTTTAGATGGAGGATTGATTCACTTAGGCTGCCGTATTTAATTTTGTCTACCCCTTGCGTACCTTTTTGTTTGTCTTCCGATGGGGGAGGGGGGGCTTTATTTTTAATTTATTTCCAATAGTGGCTTGAAAAAAAAACAAGCCACTATATTTCTCGAATTAGATGGAGTTAAGAACTCCTGCCATGAAATATCAGACTATGAAGTACTGCTTACCGTTTGAAGAGTGTTCCTGATTTGGTTCCCAATAGATTCTTTGCTGGATGAGATGCATTTTTACTGATTTCTTTAGCCAATTAATCCAAGAAGCTTTTCTGTCTAGAAGGTACAGAAATATTATCTAGCATTTTATTCCAATGTAATGGATGCTTCCATCGAATAAACAAACCTATATAGACAAGGTAAGCGCATCCTTCTAGAGGATGCTGACAGATTTTTAGGACTTGCTCCATGCTTCAATGTGTTTTTGTTCTTTTCTTTTGTCATAGAGGCAACCGATAAGATTGTCATTGGGATTAGACAGGTTGCTTAAAACTTGAAATAAAAATTGGTCAGTTAGCTTGGTGAAACTTCTTTAGAGCTAACTAGCTCTTTGGATTTTGTTGGGATGACCTTGCTCTAGATTATGTTGTTTTAGTTGGAAAAGAGACTTAGTAAGCTTTTTAAACTTTAGTTGTTAATGATATTTTGAATATTTAACTTGTAAAGGTTTTATTTTATGCATAACTTGCAAAACTTCTCTATCCCTTATTAGGTAAAGCGGGAAGAGAAAGATTAAGCTTTAATGTTTATTTTTTTGTTGGACTGTACAAATCTTTTAGCTGGAACGAAGAATGTGGTCAATGGAATTTGGGTGTTCATGAACAAATTTAATTGTCTCCATAGCAACTTGCCGAGCTTCAAAAGAATCATTTGCATAGGCACAGAATTCGCACCTATTTCTTTGACCATCGCGATAGCTGATGGTGTAACCGTGGCGGCTCATTAGCCCAGCCATTCAAGTGATTAAATAAATCTTTGCTCAGCACCAGGAACAATTGCCACAAATTTTTTAATTGGTGAGGGTATCAACAATAAGCAATTCTTTAACAGCTTTACAACAAGCTATAGAGCTTTAGAAAATTTTGTGCCATACCAAGACTTTTCAGCGCCCCATTCTGATTTTTGGTCGGATTGAAAGCGATTTCAGATCTCACCTTTAAAGGAAAGATCGTTTTCATGATTTGAGGTTCATTGTGGGTTGGAGGCTCTTTTTCAGCTAGAAATTTGTACGTAGATGACCAATCAAGGCTTGATTTTTTTTATGGTCTTTGCCTTGTGCTTATCTCTTGGTAAATTGCTTCTTTCGAGGTTTTATTTTTTTGACTCAGGTTACCGTCGGAGAAAATGAGGGTATTGAATCTGCTCTCCGACGCTTTAAGCGTCAGGTTTCTAAAGCTGGAATTTTTGCTGATTTCAAGCGACTGCGTCATCATGAGACGCCTATTGAAAAATACAAAAGAAAACTTCAGCAGCGTCGTAGAAGTCGTAGAAGATGAGATAGAAGAGTCAATATTTAATTTCTATCTATATCCTCGTGGGCATATTTGAGAAGAACTTCTATCCCTATAACAGCCAAGGCACTGATTTCAGTGGACTTTAGACGAACTAAAGGAGCCATTCCATCTTCATATGCCTGCTTCCATCTCGGTGCACATAAACACCAGTGATCGCCAGCTTTAAGGCCTGGGAAACCGTATTCAGGTGATGGTGTGCTTAAGTCGTTTCCTTGAGCCTTGCTGTAAGTAAGGAACGATTCAGTTATTACGCAACAGACAGTGTGCTGCCCTATATCGTAAGAATCAGTTTTACAGAACCCGTCTCTATACCAACCGGTCATGGGTTTGCAGCTACACAGTTGGAGTGGTTCTCCTAAAACATTTAAAACTTTAGACACGGTTTTGTTTTTGATTATCATTGCATCTTCGAATCTTTTCCTTTCTCAAAAGCCATTCTTAGGAAGACTTTATTTATATAGTTTTGATATAGGTCACTTCTCCACACCTCTAGCTGTTTGAGGGAAAGTCGTATTTTTATGCAACTATGAGGAAGCGCGACAAGTATCTCTTCCTCATAGTTGCATAGGAATGTAGTTGTGAGTCTTTATAGAGATTCGATGTGACATGCTCCTAGAAAGAGGAACTGTAAGAATGAATGAAAAGTTTTTTTGTAAACGAGGTGGAAAAGTGAATAGAATTTCTATCCCTTTAATGTCAACAGGAAAAATTGCACTCAAGGCGAGTATTCTGACATTATTCGCTTTTATTCTGTTAGCAGCCCTTGGTATTTTAAATGAACCAAACGAAGCAATAGAACTAATAATGCAACAAAGACCTCTGCCAAAACTTTACTTCCCTACCTTTTTTGTTTTGGGTTTAATTTTGCCAATTGCATATAGATTATTTGCTGTTAGCCAAATATTAAAGAGCTTAGTAATTTCACCATATCTAATACTTATGTTTGGCCAGATATTTTCTGAGTTGATTTTAATTATTTTAGTAGGTAAAGGTATAGGTGTGATTATTGGATTTATCTTTACTGGTTTAAGATTAATACAGCTCAGTCAATTTTTCCGGTTATCATATCGCTCATTAATTTTGAATTCCTTCTTGGTTATTCAGATGCTAATATGGATTATTAATATGATCCATATTAGCTTGAATAGATTG comes from Prochlorococcus sp. MIT 1307 and encodes:
- the psbN gene encoding photosystem II protein N, producing METSSPAFSLILAILIGVLGLTGIGIYFSFGPPSKKLIDPWEADDD
- a CDS encoding sulfite exporter TauE/SafE family protein produces the protein MGIEELVKQLTLLFIAFGANFLSAFAGGGAGLVQLPALILIGLPFSTALATHKLASVALGLGAGLRHAQEKNLKNYLIILILGFGLPGVWLGARIALAIPSQLGTIILGFFTFGIGIYSIKSPDLGLNSQLIRISSFKFLIGGGGLFLIGILNGSLSSGTGLLVTLWLVRWFGLSYSQAVGYTLILVGLFWNGTGAFVLGVKGDIQWEWLPMLIVGSFLGGYAGAQVSISKGNQVVKGAFETLSLLMGASLLMRGML
- a CDS encoding DUF2237 family protein; the protein is MIIKNKTVSKVLNVLGEPLQLCSCKPMTGWYRDGFCKTDSYDIGQHTVCCVITESFLTYSKAQGNDLSTPSPEYGFPGLKAGDHWCLCAPRWKQAYEDGMAPLVRLKSTEISALAVIGIEVLLKYAHEDIDRN
- a CDS encoding nucleotide sugar dehydrogenase; protein product: MMISPAKSICCIGAGYVGGPTMAVIADRCPDIEVTVVDLNEDRITAWNDPDLTKLPIYEPGLDAVIARARGRNLFFSTSVSEAISSADMVFISVNTPTKKKGIGAGQASDLRWVEACARQVVECAKGHTVVIEKSTLPVRTAAAIKAILDIPQRQPNSGEPSPTFSVLSNPEFLAEGTAIRDLEQPDRVLIGGEDKDAVEALAAIYSNWVPTNKILRTKLWSSELSKLTANAFLAQRISSINSVAALCEATGADVREVALAIGTDRRIGSEFLHAGPGFGGSCFKKDILNLVYLCHHFNLPEVANYWNQVVALNAWQQNRIADLVVQTLFGTVTGKRLAILGFAFKADTNDTRESPAIRIAHDLLEEGAQLAIHDPKVAPEQISVDLQKKPCHPLSDLKGEGTWHFSTTIEDAVQGVDAVLILTEWEQYRNLNWLKLASLMRAPAWVFDTRSVVTPTEIADAGLRVWRLGEGSE
- the rpsU gene encoding 30S ribosomal protein S21 — protein: MTQVTVGENEGIESALRRFKRQVSKAGIFADFKRLRHHETPIEKYKRKLQQRRRSRRR